AACTCGGTCACTccagaacattcactgtcttcttgataagcaactccagtgtagatttgacattgtgtttaaggttattgttctgctgaaaggtgaattcatctcccagtgtctggtggaaagcagaccaaaccaggttttcctctaggatttcgcctgtgcttagctccattccgttcctttttttatcctgaaaaactccccagtcaaatacaagcatacccataacatgatgcagccacaactatgattgaaaatatgaagagtcgtactcagtaatgtgttgtattggattttccccaaacataacactttgtgttCAGAACAAAAATTGCTATTCCATTTTAtacttcagtattactttagtgccttgttgcaaacaggatgcatgttttgaaatattaagttagtattgtggagcaaCTACAATGTTTATcaatcttcagttttctcctttcacagcccttaaactctgtaactgttttaaagtcactattggcctcatggtgaaaatccctgagtggtttccttcatGTCaacagcaactgagttaggaaggaagcctgtatcttCGAAGAgactgggtgcattgatacaccatGCAAAGTGTacttaataacttcaccatgttcaacgggatattcaatgtctgctttaaaaaaaatgcttacccatctatctataggtgcccatctttgcgaggcattggaaaacctccctggtctttgtggttgaatctgtgtttgaaagttactgctcgactgagggaccttacagataatttaatgtctggggcacagagatgaggtagtccttCAAATATCAtgtcaaacactattattgcacacacaaTGAGTGAATGCAACGTATGGGACTTGttcagcacatttttactcctgaattaatttaggcttgtcataacaaaggggttcaatacttattgattcaagatatttcagcttttcattttttactaatttgtttaaaaaaataataatatatatatatatatatatatatatatagacattatgaggtattgtttgtAGGCCAGTGACTAAAAGTcaacatttaatccatttaaaattcaggctgtaacacaacaaaatttcGAAAAAGTCGTGTGGGTGTGAacgctttctgaaggcactgtacttaatGTTTTCTTTTCATAATTCAACCATTACTCATGTTTTCTGTTCGTTCACACCCGtccattccctccctcttttgCTCTCGTTTTCTCTCATCTTCAGTCTCTGGTTTACCGAGCCGTAGATGTGTAGAAAGCCCCGTAAAAAaattgccctcctcctcctcctttctctatgAGACACTTCTCTCCGTACTTTGACTGAATATTCAAAACCTAGGACCATCCcgctttcccctcctcctcctagagttgttaaacaaaaaaacaaaaatctaaatttcTCACATTTTTAAAAATCGTTCTGTAACAGTATGAATTTGTATGCTATTTGTCTTTCAGTAAATGTACAATTGAGCCTACAtacacctactgtactgtatattatagactACAGCTACAGAAATCGTTCCACAACAATTGATTGATGACAATAATCACGGAGTAGGAATATTTGATAGGTTAGGTGGGAGTTTTTCCTCCACTGAAGTCGCCTAGTATTTCAGTGGCCTCCTTTCCCCACAGAGGtccgtcgctctctctctctctttcttctccctggTTAGGTCGTCTCAAACCACAACAGAAAAAGATCATCACAATCAGCGAGGGGGAACGACGGCCTGATAGTAAACTCTGTTCGAGACAAAACAAGCAAGGCCCACGCCCTTTCAGAACAAATCAATTAAACTCTTATCAAGTTCTATTCGATTGAATTAATCTTGAAGCAATTGGGAGTAACAGGCAAAACTAACTTTCACCCCACGTCAGGCAGTTATCGTGGAATTTGTATTTTCACCCAACACCAGAGAAAAGATAAgtagataaaacattttttttttatcattcaAATTACGAGTCAGAACACAGCCCTCTTAGATCAAGTTCAGTATTTAATTAATATTCACACCAAAAAAAAGGAAAGAAACTTAAAACAAGCTCCAAGCTTGTATTCTTATATTCCCCTTATTTATGCGGCGTATCTCCGTTGGGCTTCTAAAACCCCATTTCTGACTCATCTTTTCTTCCTTAAAAATAGAGTGTTAGGCTTGTCTCCCAAACGGAACACCATTCTCTGCCCacaggggctctggtcaaaagtagtgcatttttGTAAGgggtagggtgctatttgggacagttGTAGTGTGACAATCCCATTAAGACACGGCCCCCTGGTCGTAGACGTCACCAGTCAGTCCAACCAGTTAACCTGAGGAAGAAGCCCTACATAACTAAACAGAAGCTTCATAACACCTTCATAGGGGCATGATGACAACCAATGTAGTAATGCTCTGTTGAAGACCACCGATTAAGGTTGTGGAGCTCACGACTTTAAGACGAGTCTATGAATGCTGTATGAGTCGTCGTGAAGGCGGTATGAATCTCTGTAGAACCACCCCTCAGTAAACAGCTCTCTCCTCTTGTGCTTTCTGAGCCAAAGCAGGCAGAcgagtccaaaatggcacccacttccctatggagtgcactacttttgaccagagccctaagggaatagggttccatttgaggtGCAATCTATCAATCCCTTGTTTTAATGTCATGTCACCTGTTATTGATCACAGCGCTTTAATAATTTATACAAATCACATTATATTATTCTCATTGAAAGTGAACTTACAGAAATAAACTATTTCCTCATTGTAATCATTGTCAAGCGTCAGTTCACGTCGACTGGCAGATTATGGAGAGAGGGTGAAATAGAGAGTGAGGTGAGAAAGACGAGAGGTGAGTTTCACGCCAAGGGAGCCTCGTAGGGGAAGAGACGAAAAGACAGAGTGTGAAGTGAGAAAAcggagagatcagagagaagagaaacaggCATGATTCTCGACAGAGAATACAGATATGATTCTGTAAACAATGACGTCATTGTCAATGGGCATCAAAACACCTAAACCAACCAACCAAAACATCCtgtcaagaaaaaaaaaaagacttgGAAGCTAAACTTGTAGGAcatgcagatgtaggatcttaacttGATCGCCCTGTTGTTGCAGGACATTTCCTGCACAGCAGAAAATTCAAACTTATAGTGTATTCAAGGTGGAAAATTGTCTTATTAATTTCAGACTTCATTTGCCTTGACAATTTATCAAACCCTACAAAAACCTCCATTATAATCCACATGTCattttgctgcaggattattttcctgctgtgagaaactggtcaaactaagatcctacacctgtaaagATGTCCAGATTTGGCATAGAAACAAACATCATACATGCAGAGCCAGGTGAATAAGAAAGAAGATAGGGTTATTGAAGTCTCCAAAATGACCACTGACCAGGGCCCGCATTCATAAAGCCGctcagagtaggagtactgatataggatcagtttagccttttagatcagaATGAATACGATTACATGGACAGGTCCTAGAGTTGCTATGATTTCAATGGGATTTTCCTTCTTTAGTAATGTCTTATGTACTTCCTAACCAGAACGAAGAGCGACAAAGACAGTTTACAGGACAAGAGAATCCCTGAACAGAACTGCACCTGTAAAACGTTTTGGTTCGGGTGGGTATTAAGTTAACATCATCATGTACGAACGAATATGATCAACACATGTCATCTGACATCGGTGTAGAATGATATGGGTGTTAGACCAAGTCAAATGTACTCCAATGCGTATACCGTACAGTGCCACAAGGGACTTGTGCTACGGGGTGAAACCAGCGATAAGGAATACATGTGTAGATATATTTTATGTAGAACATGactctctgacatgtagaataaggaGTCACGTCAGCTCCATTTCTATCTGAAACGTACGTGGCCAAGGTATCGTTGATTGGCTCAGTATTCCACaaagggagggagaagagtgaAAGGGCCAACAGccaataggaggagagagaggggagagtgaaggGGCCCGACAGCCAATGGGAGAGTGTTTCTAACAACACATTGGAACACAAGGGGAGGTCCTGAGACAGTTATGCACTTGAGAatgacaggaggggaggagaagagagagaaagaaagagagagagaaagaaagagaaagggagagagagagaaagaaagagacagagaaagagagaaagagaaagagaaagagagagagaaagagagagagcaaaatgaGGGAGAGACTGGAGAATGTGTGGTGGGAGAGGAGTGACGAGGTGAGAGCAGAGGGAGGTTCAGGAGTAGGGCTGTGGCACTCCAAACCCGGGCCTGTATAATGGCCTGCCTGTGGGGGACTGAGAGTTGGGCAGAGCAGGGCCCGTGGGGTAGCTATACCCCTCAATCCCGCCGTAAGGGTACACAGAAGGGTAGGGGGCGCTGTACTGCCCGAACGCAGACCCTGAGCCGGGGACGCCAGGGAACGTGGACTGGGTGGGGTACGGGCAGGCATTGGCCGGAGGCCCGAAAGCGGGACGGGCTGAGTAGCTCGCCGCTGAGGTGAAAGGTGAGCCGGGGCTGGGATAGGGAGGAAATTGACCTGGGGGAATGGACGGGCCTGGTCCTGCGGAAGTGGCTGTCGGGTTAGGAGGGGAGACGGGGTAAGGGGTGTAAGGTAGGGCGGAGCCAGGGCCATTTTGGGAAGAGGGGTTTTGGAAGCTAGAGTGATTGTTGGGATTGGAATTCTGCTGCGGTTGTTGTTGCTGAGGAGCTTGATGATGATGATTCCATGGCGATGACTGTGTTGTCGCTGGGTCCTGATTGGCGCTTGTTTGTGATGTCATGGAGCCGGCGTCAACGGCGGCGGTCTCCTTCTTCTGGCGCAGGATCTCCTGCAGTTTCTCTATCCGCACTCGTCTTTTGTGAGCGAGGGAGCGGAGGGAGAGGAAGCGGTCAAGGAACGAGTCCAGAGACAGCTGGCCATCCAGAAACTCATCTGCCAGACTctgatggagagcgagagagcgagagagaaaaagagtgttAAAGAACGGGAGCGAGGGATCGGGGTAAATATGGACACACTATTGACAATGTCTGAGAACATGTTATTTAGTATTAGAATTATGTCTTATTCCAACTGCTGGTTCTCTGTACGGTGTTCAATAGAGTAAGAGATGAGTAGATAATTTTGTCGCCATTGGTTCTGTGTTTAAGGATACATAGGCATTTCCCAATCTCGTCAACAGTATAATCTGCCGGTTTCATTTTCCGACTGAGTCGTCTGTCACTGTGGCCTCTCACCTCTGACTCAGTCTCTGTGCTGGCGCCCTCTGTCTGGAGTCTGGAGAACAACCCCTCTGGTGATACCTGCCCCATGATGCCatctgggggggagagagagaatgtaagaGACCAATATAGAGGGAGTGAGTGTAAGAGACCAGTATAGAGGgaaggagtgtgtgagtgtaagaGACCAGTATAGAGGgaaggagtgtgtgagtgtaagaGACCAGTATAGAGGgaaggagtgtgtgagtgtaagaGACCAGTATAGAGGgaaggagtgtgtgagtgtaagaGACCAGTATAGAGGGAAGGAGTGTGAGAGTGTAAGAGACCAGTATAGAGGGAAGGAGTGTGAGAGTGTAAGAGACCAATATAGAGGGAAGGAGTGTGAGAGTGTAAGAGACCAGTATAGAGGgaaggagtgtgtgagtgtaagaGACCAGTATAGAGGgaaggagtgtgtgagtgtaagaGACCAGTATAGAGGgaaggagtgtgtgagtgtaagaGACCAGTATAGAGGgaaggagtgtgtgagtgtaagaGACCAgtatagagggagggagtgtaAGAGACCAgtatagagggagggagtgtaAGAGACcaatatagagggagggagtgtaAGAGACcaatatagagggagggagggagtgtaagAGAccgatatagagggagggagtgtaAGAGAGAAAAAGGgcgaaagaaagagaaaggggcaTAAACACCTCCCACACTTCAATGTCACGCCAAGCTTCTCAGTCCCCgtagacacacacaacaccgACAGCACAACGCTTCACGCCACGTTAAACAGTAGGCTTGggaggtatactgtatataccatatCCCGGGGTATTTGGGAAAAAGCTACAGGCTGGTTTTTTCAATACCGTCAAAACTACTTAGCTGAAGTTTTTCAATAAATTGGAACATTTGTATCTACTTTTTAAGTTATTACCCGCAGGCAACTTGTACAATACGTTAGGAAATAAAGCagattgcgttcttcatttcacccgtcacattattttacattatgaatcTTACCGTTGTTCGCCAGAACAGTTGAgacgtgtttgtttgtaaatggcACAACGGGAGAAAGCGAGCTAGTGAGTCCGTAGCGTTTGATACCTATCGGCGAATCCCAGTTGTGCGGCACACAAGAGGTGATGAAGTTACAATTGTACGCAATTCACTTCTAAATGTAGCCATTTTTCACCCCCTGTGCTTCCTACTAATAGTTTTCTTTCTCCTCCATGTACACATGCAGCTCTACCTTCAGAAAAGCACGCGCcaaaactttgttcatttgcGCGATTTCTCTCGTAAACATCCACACTCTCCAAAAACGTCATTCGGTAGTTACTAACTAtgcttgtataactttatgagctggatttgcAATGCATTTGTTCGTTTTCGCTTGTTAGCACTTAGCTAACAGCATCTATGTGCTTTAGGGTTCCCTTTTGGGAACGACCCCTCCCACattcagctggaacggtggcgcacggaacgcaaaaatattcttagaaatatttaacctccacacattaacaagtccaatagctcaaatgaaagataaacaccttgttcatctagccagcaagtcagatttctaaaatgttttacggcgaaaacatagcacatatttatgtcaaaccaccaccaaagacacagctaatttgcatagccaaaaaatgcaatcaacaaacgcaggattaaaagaaaaataattcactaaccttttgaaaatcttcatcagatgacagtaataggacatgttacacagtacatttatgtttttttcaataatatgctatttatatccataaatctctgtttacaatgacggcatgttcacaaaatgctactcaaatgtccggagaaattatgatatcTGCCGGAgctaacgtcagataacaagcaatacacatcataaactttgactaaatatacatgttctacatatagatagaaagatacacttcttcttaatgcaaccgctgtgttacatttatttttaacgttacagaattcgttcactgggctataatatgagacggcgctcagaaattagcattatgtctcctctatctcggagtccacagaaacccataattaacacataaatattcccttacctttgatgttcttcgatcagaagacgtggaaggagttatacttaccaaaaactgcgtttggttttcaagtctgtgtctttaGGTTACCAAACGCGACAAAATctggttgaaatgcagccaaaattctagtcgatgcgcatctaaacttcaaaattacatattatatgtcgactaaactggtcaaactaagtgcagaatcaagcttaaaCATGTTCTAAACATGCAAAACAAACCTTAGCCCGAACAGACAAACCGAAATTGTTTGGTCAATCCTGGAAGAAAGAGAGCTCCGGACCAGACGTGCGCATGAAAGTACAGGTATTTTCGCGTGACCCGGAGGTTTCAGCCCGCCAAAACTTGAGCGCGCGCCGCGATTCTCACAAAGAGAGGCCCCACTGAAagaggacaccgcgctgaagagataggaactgttcccaggtctgtagctggttgggaagggtgggggcgatgacgtcaaagttggtcCAACTTTCATGAAGGCAAGAGAGAGTTTGGtagaatggctgccctgagagttctgctttacatacagacataatttgaacggttttagaagctttagagtgttttctattcaataattattattatatgcatatattagcaatttttaacatattttttttctgtttactatgggcacgcaattcctccaaagggggtaGTAGTCGGCCCTATCTTTAACAGGTTTTAAGAGACCAGTAAgagaccgtgcttctacacctgcattgcttgctgtttggggttttaggctgggtttctgtacagcactttgagatatcagctgatgtacaaagggctatataaataaatttgatttgatgtgattttgctagcattctggtaatagaaGCACAATGGGTTTTCTTGCGTTTTTAGCGCCCCCATGTGTGCCATACAGGTAACACCGTAAATCCCGGAATGAGAGGAGGACGGTATGAAAATCTGGGTACCGCCGAAGCCTATTAAAACACATTTAAATATGAGAACAAACAAATCTCATGAAGCTCAATGTTGGATAAACATGGATACACACAACAGTGAAATCGACTTTCATGCATCTTCAAATACCTCTGGTAGACTTCTCAATGAGGGCAAGCGCAAGGTTAACACCCAGTCAAGGTGAATCCCTCGGAGGACTGATTCAGGGGCGAAATAACAACGCATTCCATATGACCTAATCACCTTTAGGAAAAACATATGACGtaactataatgagccgtacccaATTCCAGCCCTGCAAACTGACACCATCACAAACACAGCTTCTTATGAAAAGCTGACAAAACAAGGCTGCGGGAAGGTAATGTGTGCATGTACACAGATCACACGGCCTGGTCTGCTTCGAGAGCTGACTGCAGTGGAATGGGAGCTGATGGGGTGGTATCCAGGGAGAccctggcagacagacacacaggccagATCTGGAagcctgggggaggggggggggctatctgtgtgtctgtgtaaccaGTAGACCAAGGCTtagccccaaatggcaccccatttccTATACTAcctaagcagtgcactatataggcgaGAGAGTGCTTTTGGGACGCAGTGACTGTGTTTGACTAGTAGAGACGAACTGAGTGTCCAGGATCTGAACAGGCCAGACAAGATCTATCCCTACACTACACAATCTCTCTCAAGTCTGTTCCTgccgtctgtctgtgtctccctcccGCTCATCGCTCCATCTTGCTACTTATATTTCcatatcccctctctcttcctctataatGTTGCTTTTCTTCATCTCTATCTATTATCCATCAAGAACCTCccatctcatccctccctccctccctccctccctgggtaCAGTGCTGTTTGTAGGTTTTTCTGACATCCTCAAGTTCAGAGTAtcgctccatcccatccctccctctatcccttacCTTTCTGGTCACAGTGTTGTCTGTaggtctctctgactccctccagTTCAGAGTATCTCTCCACTagatgttctctctgtctctccaggcgAGGCTTCATGTCCAGGTTCTGTTCTGCCAGGTTACGGTTGGAGGCCAGTGCCATCTCCCTCTCCAGCTGGATGTTCTGAATCTATAGACGAGGAAGGAGGAGTCCATAATACATTGTATTTCCTTCATGTCTTTTTGACCGGGACTATGTACGACAGACATTGTAGCGACCGGACGTGAACTTCCATAGCTCGCTAATTCTCATAATGACCCTAGCCTTGATCAGCATGATAGGATTGCTCCCATTTGGGATAGCGTTATTGGGATTGTGTATAGTGCGTTCGTCTTGGGGGTCAGGCGACCCGGGTTCAAGTCCTGCTCAGGgcactactctctcctcctgtacGTGACGCCACGGCAACACGTTGAATGACAACATTACCAGTCGGTGTATGACAGAAGCTGCCAGGTCCTGCCTTCTGAGACCTGCTTGACAAAAGTCAGATTTTTTGTTTAGGGCAGACCTAGCTAGCCAAGACAGCAGCAACTTAACACGACGAGTTAGCCAGGAACAGGTCATCTACATCTAGTGAACATAACTCCCCACGTGAAGAGTGGAGACAAACAAATGAAACTCATTGGTTAGTGTTTTGGACTTATGGACAAAGGTGGAAGAGAAGTAAATATGACTGTTGGTGGCAGGATGAGCCTGGACATTGCTACTGGTCAGAGTGAGATGAGACCTAGATGTCCGTCCTCTGATGAATCATTCATCTAGGTCCT
This genomic stretch from Oncorhynchus kisutch isolate 150728-3 linkage group LG7, Okis_V2, whole genome shotgun sequence harbors:
- the vps37c gene encoding vacuolar protein sorting-associated protein 37C; amino-acid sequence: MDKLQDLSQSELEDLLDNTERVESMALESDEIQNIQLEREMALASNRNLAEQNLDMKPRLERQREHLVERYSELEGVRETYRQHCDQKDGIMGQVSPEGLFSRLQTEGASTETESESLADEFLDGQLSLDSFLDRFLSLRSLAHKRRVRIEKLQEILRQKKETAAVDAGSMTSQTSANQDPATTQSSPWNHHHQAPQQQQPQQNSNPNNHSSFQNPSSQNGPGSALPYTPYPVSPPNPTATSAGPGPSIPPGQFPPYPSPGSPFTSAASYSARPAFGPPANACPYPTQSTFPGVPGSGSAFGQYSAPYPSVYPYGGIEGYSYPTGPALPNSQSPTGRPLYRPGFGVPQPYS